A single Seriola aureovittata isolate HTS-2021-v1 ecotype China chromosome 19, ASM2101889v1, whole genome shotgun sequence DNA region contains:
- the dtl gene encoding denticleless protein homolog: MLFRSIVDRGVGRRRQNALPADSWPRYPLSSLLQGYQCVRHDEHVSYGNLGDSVPPFGLAFSSAGDLQNILAAANEEGIVRIYNTASRENPLLKEWLAHENAVFDIAWVPGESQLVTAAGDQMARLWDVKSGDMLGSFKGHLCSLKSVAFTHQEKAVFCTGARDGNIMVWDTRCSKKDGFYRQVKQISGAHNKAETNPPSKTKKRRSSMRGMAPSVDTQQSVTVVLFRDQHTLISSGAVDGVVKMWDLRKNYTAHLQDPVPLQMYPYPGSSMRMRLGYSGLALDSTRSNVMCNCTDDNIYMFNVSGIKTTPVAVFSGHQNSSFYVKSSISPDDQFVASGSSDNHTYIWKITDPQHPPMMLQGHSEEVTCVSWCPTDFTKIASCSDDHTVRIWRLQREMDGAQSAVGEANLVGWAHPKSPTRPSVIAETTPAKTQRTESLGGLTSPQLAVCAPSRAALPLPSSTTSPIQSQGAKAAAVRQRTPTSIKQWLSPSHGSPSQVSTPLRRVLSPCPQSPASSTSPTERRAKRRLETGGGASAGCEGAEQCDCVTELYPAAKRSRALSGICCPAQESRVQTDCHTEDKQASSRQSGKENYSPRRMDWLSVMGQKMKKGHGSPSTPRSPSNSKKQEGKTPASPTTRSPRTMKKISTYFSRQPSE, translated from the exons ATGCTTTTCCGCTCTATCGTTGACAGAGGAGTGGGCAGACGACGGCAGAATG CCCTCCCTGCAGATTCTTGGCCCAGGTACCCCCTGAGCTCCCTGCTGCAAGGCTACCAGTGCGTTCGACACGACGAACACGTCTCCTATGGCAACCTGGGTGACTCCGTACCACCGTTTGGATTGGCTTTCTCCTCTG CTGGGGACCTGCAGAATATCCTCGCAGCAGCTAATGAAGAAGGCATCGTTAGGATCTACAACACAGCGAGCCGAGAAAACCCGCTTCTTAAAG AATGGCTGGCTCACGAGAATGCTGTCTTTGACATCGCCTGGGTCCCCGGAGAGTCTCAGTTg GTTACTGCTGCAGGTGATCAGATGGCCAGGTTATGGGATGTGAAGTCAGGAGACATGTTGGGAAGTTTCAAGGGCCACCTCTGCAGTCTGAAATCTGTTGCATTCACACATCAGGAGAAAG CTGTGTTCTGTACTGGAGCCAGAGATGGAAATATTATGGTCTGGGACACCAGGTGCAGCAAAAAAG ATGGTTTCTACAGACAAGTAAAACAGATCAGCGGCGctcacaacaaagcagagacaaacCCCCCCTCTAAAACGAAGAAGAGACGGAGCAGCATGCGCGGCATGGCTCCCAGTGTG GATACCCAGCAGAGTGTCACAGTGGTTTTGTTTCGGGATCAGCATACCCTCATCTCGTCTGGGGCTGTTGATGG AGTAGTCAAGATGTGGGATCTGAGAAAGAACTACACTGCACACCTTCAGGATCCTGTTCCCCTGCAGATGTACCCGTACCCGGGTTCTTCCATGCGCATGCGACTGG GTTATTCCGGACTTGCTCTGGACTCCACAAGATCCAATGTCATGTGTAACTGCACTGATGATAATATTTACATGTTCAACGTCAGTGGAATAAAAACGACTCCAG TGGCAGTTTTCAGTGGCCACCAGAACTCCTCATTTTATGTAAAGTCCAGTATTAGCCCAGATGACCAGTTCGTGGCCAGTGGCTCAAGTGACAATCACACATACATCTGGAAG ATCACTGATCCGCAACATCCTCCCATGATGCTTCAAGGCCATAGTGAGGAAGTGACATGTGTTTCATGGTGTCCAACAGACTTCACTAAG ATTGCTTCCTGTTCGGATGACCACACTGTACGGATCTGGAGGCTTCAGCGGGAAATGGATGGAGCTCAGTCTGCCGTGGGAGAAGCCAACCTTGTAGGCTGGGCACATCCTAAATCCCCCACAA GGCCTTCAGTCATAGCTGAGACAACTCCTGCCAAGACCCAGAGGACAGAGAGTCTTGGAGGCCTGACTTCACCCCAGCTAGCTGTCTGTGCTCCCAGTAGAGCTGCCCTGCCTCTGCCCTCCAGCACCACTTCACCTATCCAGTCTCAGGGTGCAAAGGCTGCTGCTGTCCGCCAGAGAACACCAACTTCTATCAAACAGTGGTTATCTCCGAGCCATGGCTCTCCCAGTCAGGTCAGCACTCCTCTCCGCAGGGTGTTGAGCCCGTGCCCCCAGAGCCCGGCGAGCAGCACCTCTCCCACTGAGCGACGGGCCAAACGCAGGCTGGAGACTGGCGGCGGTGCATCTGCAGGCTGTGAGGGTGCAGAACAATGTGACTGTGTTACTGAACTTTACCCTGCGGCCAAGAGAAGCCGGGCACTGTCTGGTATCTGCTGCCCTGCTCAGGAGAGCCGGGTACAAACAGACTGTCACACAGAGGACAAGCAAGCCTCATCTAGACAGAGTGGCAAGGAGAATTACTCTCCCAGACGAATGGACTGGCTGTCTGTGATGGgccaaaagatgaaaaaaggtCACGGAAGCCCGAGCACTCCCAGAAGTCCCAGTAACTCTAAGAAACAAGAAGGCAAGACACCAGCTTCACCG aCAACCCGCTCACCGCGAACCATGAAGAAAATCTCCACATATTTCTCGAGACAGCCTTCGGAGTGA